The Actinomycetota bacterium genome window below encodes:
- a CDS encoding GAF domain-containing protein, with amino-acid sequence MSPARNNINKPGTRGKPAEEPAWKKNLFELILANTDDGVSVQDRNMRIIYANNAHKRMFGDDLEGRYCYQVYERRPRLCPDCPVDMAYKTGNPFRTTHYGYDKNGKKIAAEIIATPVVDEHGEIVAGVEVVRFVTDQIKVQNELIEKSHRLEKLTQVAREISSGLEMDVVLGQVVRNAVELSGADAGAVSVIDEGSNRVSIRSSYNYPEELESMEFSADDGVFGAIMESGEALVLKDYHEHPAHIKEFASVFERLGIHSLMLVPMIVGKKPIGALGLFMKAPNKAFSEEALETTTAIANQAAVAIQNAHLYEETCNGLKVQQELNKIAISVTSGLDLGKVLQEVARRASEIVNADATMIALMDEESGVIRFPYAHNLPVGLCEATSKAGEGVAGSVIKTCEPRIDNEYQSLELRRQDFANVGITAIATVPLMIADRCVGAIGVMDKGSGRKFSKDDINVLTIISRQAAVAVENARLYSELARSAQKLELRVKDRTEALSRMYQESERKSRDLEEANLKLREVDRMKSEFLANMSHELRTPLNSIIGFSKLILDGLDGEINEEQKKDLAIVHTNGLELLRLIDDLLNLARIEAGRINLILQPAQPGDVAEEAVLGARSMARDKGLELEYSAPAELKTVVMDAGKVRQVLLNLIGNAIKFTDKGKVEVNLEQTPDVTVFSVKDTGSGISEEEAGMIFDRFHQTNPGLAGTAGIGLGLTISKRFVDMHRGSIQVTSEPGKGSVFSFTIPHDLSVSN; translated from the coding sequence TTGTCACCAGCAAGGAATAACATCAACAAACCAGGTACGCGAGGCAAGCCGGCTGAAGAGCCTGCATGGAAGAAGAACCTCTTCGAACTGATCCTGGCGAACACCGACGACGGTGTCAGCGTCCAGGACCGCAACATGAGGATCATCTACGCAAACAACGCCCACAAGCGCATGTTCGGCGACGACCTGGAGGGCCGCTACTGCTACCAGGTCTACGAGAGAAGGCCGCGGCTGTGTCCGGACTGCCCCGTGGACATGGCTTACAAGACCGGAAATCCTTTTCGGACTACTCACTACGGTTACGACAAGAACGGAAAGAAGATCGCCGCCGAGATAATCGCGACTCCTGTAGTCGACGAGCATGGGGAGATCGTGGCGGGAGTAGAAGTAGTGCGTTTTGTGACGGATCAGATAAAGGTCCAGAACGAACTCATCGAGAAAAGCCACCGGCTCGAGAAACTGACGCAGGTTGCAAGGGAGATCTCATCGGGCCTGGAGATGGACGTGGTCCTGGGCCAGGTGGTCCGGAACGCCGTCGAGCTCTCCGGGGCTGATGCTGGCGCGGTCAGCGTGATCGACGAGGGCAGCAATCGTGTCTCGATAAGGAGCAGTTACAATTATCCGGAAGAGCTGGAGTCAATGGAATTCAGTGCCGACGACGGTGTCTTCGGTGCGATCATGGAATCGGGCGAAGCTCTGGTGTTGAAGGACTACCATGAGCATCCGGCACACATCAAGGAATTTGCCAGTGTCTTTGAAAGGCTGGGCATACACAGTCTCATGCTGGTTCCCATGATCGTAGGTAAAAAGCCGATCGGGGCCCTGGGGCTGTTCATGAAGGCGCCAAACAAGGCTTTTTCCGAAGAGGCGCTTGAGACAACAACCGCGATCGCGAACCAGGCGGCAGTCGCTATCCAGAATGCCCATCTTTACGAGGAGACCTGCAACGGCCTGAAGGTCCAGCAGGAGCTCAACAAGATCGCCATCAGCGTCACATCGGGACTCGACCTGGGGAAAGTGCTCCAGGAGGTGGCGAGACGGGCGTCTGAGATCGTGAATGCCGATGCCACCATGATCGCCCTGATGGACGAGGAGAGCGGTGTGATCAGGTTCCCGTACGCGCACAATCTGCCGGTCGGTTTATGTGAGGCCACTTCGAAAGCCGGCGAGGGAGTAGCTGGTTCAGTCATTAAAACCTGCGAGCCACGCATCGATAACGAATACCAGTCTCTGGAGTTGAGGCGCCAGGACTTCGCCAATGTCGGCATAACAGCAATAGCGACGGTACCTCTCATGATCGCTGACCGCTGCGTCGGCGCCATCGGCGTCATGGACAAAGGCAGCGGGCGGAAATTCTCCAAGGATGACATCAACGTCCTGACGATAATCTCGCGGCAGGCTGCGGTCGCGGTTGAGAACGCCCGCCTGTACAGCGAGTTGGCCCGCTCGGCGCAGAAGCTCGAACTGAGGGTCAAGGACCGCACCGAAGCCCTGTCACGGATGTATCAGGAGAGCGAGCGCAAATCCCGAGACCTTGAGGAAGCCAACCTCAAGCTTCGTGAGGTAGACCGCATGAAGTCCGAGTTCCTGGCCAACATGAGCCACGAGCTGCGGACGCCGCTCAACTCGATCATAGGTTTCAGCAAGCTGATCCTGGACGGGCTTGACGGTGAGATCAACGAGGAGCAGAAAAAAGACCTGGCGATCGTCCACACAAACGGCCTCGAGCTGCTGCGGCTGATCGACGACCTCCTGAACCTCGCCAGGATCGAAGCCGGCCGCATCAACCTGATCCTGCAGCCGGCTCAGCCTGGAGATGTTGCCGAGGAAGCCGTGCTGGGCGCGCGGTCGATGGCCAGGGACAAAGGCCTGGAGCTCGAATATTCCGCTCCGGCAGAGCTGAAGACCGTGGTCATGGATGCAGGGAAAGTACGCCAGGTCCTGCTCAACCTGATCGGCAACGCCATCAAGTTCACCGACAAGGGAAAGGTAGAAGTCAACCTGGAACAGACACCCGACGTGACAGTTTTTTCCGTGAAGGATACGGGGAGCGGCATCAGCGAAGAAGAGGCAGGGATGATCTTCGACAGATTCCATCAGACGAACCCGGGCCTGGCGGGAACCGCAGGTATCGGACTCGGATTGACCATCAGCAAAAGGTTTGTTGACATGCACCGGGGCAGCATCCAGGTTACGAGTGAACCCGGAAAGGGAAGTGTATTCTCATTCACTATTCCGCATGACCTTTCAGTCTCAAACTGA
- a CDS encoding response regulator → MAENSKCVLVVDDNGDVRRLVKKVLQMSGYEVCEATSGDEALAAVENAIPDLILMDIRLPGQFNGLETTSRLKDDARMQRVPIVALTASVLERDRRQALAAGCSGFISKPIDISSLPELVGKFIDRGAMAPR, encoded by the coding sequence ATGGCAGAGAACAGCAAATGTGTCCTGGTTGTGGATGACAACGGGGACGTACGGCGCCTGGTAAAGAAGGTGCTGCAGATGTCTGGTTACGAAGTCTGTGAAGCGACCAGCGGCGACGAAGCCCTGGCGGCGGTTGAGAACGCGATTCCCGATCTGATCCTGATGGATATCCGCCTGCCGGGCCAGTTCAACGGCCTGGAGACCACCAGCAGGCTCAAGGATGACGCCCGGATGCAGAGGGTGCCGATCGTGGCTCTGACCGCGAGCGTGCTCGAGCGCGACCGGCGCCAGGCGCTGGCAGCGGGTTGTAGCGGATTTATTTCCAAGCCGATCGATATTTCCAGCCTGCCTGAACTGGTCGGGAAATTCATCGATCGCGGCGCGATGGCCCCAAGGTAG
- a CDS encoding response regulator, translating into MSLDLPKGNGQKILLVDDDVNHITLLKKRLEASGYTALVAHDGVDGLNQAVHQRPDLIITDVLLPKMNGFQLVEQLKGNPETNSIPIIMMSAVYVTDEDMAKGFDLGAETYVAKADLALRKPLQEEALLEATAALLKVEPGGAEAPPVRILIVDDDPEAVRLITKRLQPEGYMLDVARDGKEALEKALAFPFDIMLLDIKLPEVDGLTVLSKLKESRPDICVIMMTAFGSEQVAVEALKRGADDYMIKPLERDEPLPTVRQSLEKLRRRREVEHAAESLRKTASPDMEEKERLIDELRQSSITLMDQYNRLLAAEEQNRAYAERLEQMVDERTHDLQRRTKELAALHTVLSAATRSLDLPEVLVVALGELEQILGTSASAAFVVDQETKRLRLVAQHEMPAEFLRKISRTPQGDGIFAKVLDSGKGLVVQDPHSDKELEEVGEDAACLVVFPMKSVTDIVGLIVGVCVDQKEIDESGWRLLDSIGEEMGVVVENVRLYENLRQAYLSTIRALAEAVDAKDAHTRGHSDKVSAYAVAIATRLGLDSDFIENIRDAGYLHDIGKIGTPDAVLTKRGVLTAEEMDTMRLHPGASHKILAPARLPEEIKEMIWHHHERFNGTGYPDGLKHDEIPLGSRILSVADAYEAMTADRPYRDSLTAEDAVAELRRCTGEQFDPMVVEAFLEIRVQLEKVAGEEPGQELTIDKDSQ; encoded by the coding sequence ATGAGCCTGGACCTTCCCAAAGGAAATGGTCAGAAGATCCTTCTGGTCGACGATGACGTCAATCATATAACCCTGCTCAAAAAGCGGCTGGAGGCGTCAGGTTACACGGCGCTTGTAGCGCATGACGGCGTCGACGGACTAAACCAGGCGGTGCACCAGCGGCCTGACCTGATTATCACTGATGTGCTTTTGCCCAAGATGAACGGTTTCCAGCTGGTGGAACAGCTCAAGGGCAATCCTGAGACCAACAGCATCCCGATCATCATGATGTCGGCCGTCTATGTGACCGACGAGGACATGGCCAAGGGATTTGACCTGGGCGCAGAGACGTATGTGGCCAAGGCCGACCTGGCGCTTCGCAAGCCGCTGCAGGAGGAGGCGCTGCTGGAAGCTACAGCCGCACTGCTCAAGGTTGAGCCAGGTGGCGCGGAGGCCCCGCCCGTACGGATACTGATAGTCGACGACGATCCCGAGGCGGTCAGGCTGATCACCAAGCGGCTGCAGCCGGAAGGTTACATGCTCGACGTTGCCCGTGACGGCAAAGAGGCACTGGAAAAAGCGCTGGCATTCCCGTTCGATATCATGTTGCTCGATATAAAGCTGCCGGAGGTGGACGGCCTGACGGTGCTCTCCAAGTTAAAGGAGAGCCGTCCGGATATCTGCGTGATCATGATGACCGCATTCGGCTCGGAGCAGGTGGCCGTGGAAGCCTTAAAGCGTGGCGCGGACGACTACATGATCAAGCCGCTGGAGCGTGATGAGCCGCTGCCGACGGTCCGGCAGAGCCTGGAAAAGCTTCGCCGCCGCAGGGAAGTCGAGCATGCAGCCGAGTCGCTTCGCAAGACTGCTTCGCCGGACATGGAGGAGAAAGAGCGGTTGATAGATGAGCTCAGGCAGTCCAGCATCACGCTCATGGACCAGTACAACCGCCTGCTCGCTGCTGAAGAGCAGAACCGGGCCTATGCCGAGCGTCTGGAGCAGATGGTTGACGAAAGGACCCACGACCTTCAGCGACGCACGAAAGAGCTGGCAGCCCTGCACACGGTTTTGAGCGCCGCCACGCGCAGCCTCGACCTTCCGGAGGTGCTGGTGGTGGCTCTTGGCGAACTGGAACAGATCCTGGGGACTTCGGCCTCCGCAGCCTTCGTCGTCGACCAGGAGACCAAGCGGTTGCGGCTTGTTGCCCAGCATGAGATGCCCGCGGAATTCCTCAGGAAGATATCGAGGACGCCGCAGGGCGACGGCATCTTCGCGAAAGTGCTCGATAGCGGCAAGGGACTCGTGGTCCAGGATCCACATTCTGACAAGGAGCTGGAAGAGGTCGGCGAGGATGCTGCCTGTCTCGTGGTCTTCCCCATGAAGTCGGTTACCGATATCGTCGGCCTGATCGTCGGCGTATGCGTAGATCAGAAAGAGATCGACGAAAGCGGCTGGAGGCTGCTGGATTCGATCGGCGAGGAGATGGGCGTGGTGGTGGAGAACGTCCGCCTCTACGAGAATCTTCGTCAGGCGTATCTTTCAACAATCAGGGCGCTTGCCGAGGCGGTGGATGCCAAGGATGCCCATACCCGGGGCCATTCAGACAAGGTCTCCGCTTACGCGGTGGCGATCGCCACCAGGCTGGGTCTCGACAGCGACTTCATTGAGAACATCCGCGACGCCGGCTATCTCCACGATATCGGCAAGATCGGGACGCCCGACGCAGTGCTGACCAAACGGGGAGTGCTTACTGCCGAGGAGATGGACACGATGCGCCTGCACCCCGGCGCCAGCCACAAGATCCTGGCTCCAGCGCGTTTGCCTGAGGAAATCAAGGAGATGATCTGGCATCATCACGAACGTTTCAATGGTACCGGCTATCCCGATGGGCTCAAGCATGACGAGATACCGCTGGGCTCGAGGATCCTCTCAGTCGCCGACGCCTACGAAGCCATGACGGCCGACCGTCCTTACCGTGACAGCCTGACAGCCGAAGATGCGGTCGCGGAACTTCGCCGCTGCACGGGTGAGCAGTTCGATCCGATGGTCGTGGAAGCGTTTTTAGAGATCCGGGTCCAACTGGAGAAAGTGGCCGGGGAGGAACCCGGTCAGGAGTTGACAATTGACAAGGATAGTCAGTGA
- a CDS encoding Rrf2 family transcriptional regulator, whose translation MHLTRQSDYGVRAILHLASLPYGEVIQTREIAASEDIPGKYLPSIIRTLARAGLIRTLRGNQGGVMLAKPPEDISLREVIEAIEGPIVLVQCLRGPGQCDREADCSFMSVCRSLQGMMVGQLEGTTFADLASGTMVETRTPDQLQQLHD comes from the coding sequence GTGCATCTGACAAGACAGAGCGATTACGGCGTGCGGGCTATCCTGCACCTGGCCAGCCTGCCATACGGCGAGGTCATCCAGACCCGTGAGATCGCAGCGAGTGAAGATATCCCTGGCAAGTATCTGCCATCGATCATTCGTACACTTGCCCGTGCCGGCCTGATTCGTACCCTGCGTGGCAATCAGGGGGGCGTGATGCTGGCGAAGCCTCCCGAAGACATAAGCCTGAGGGAAGTCATCGAAGCGATCGAAGGACCCATAGTCCTGGTCCAGTGCCTCCGCGGCCCTGGTCAGTGTGACCGGGAAGCGGACTGCTCGTTCATGTCGGTCTGCAGGAGCCTTCAGGGAATGATGGTGGGACAGCTGGAAGGCACCACCTTCGCCGACCTCGCATCAGGCACCATGGTCGAGACCCGTACGCCCGACCAGTTGCAGCAACTCCACGACTGA
- a CDS encoding sensor histidine kinase: protein MESSSHEAIKQATSSEAVQTTMATPDTPRPVPVDTVATESAAPWYRRAYDGILPILNRIRRRPLFQKVIIANTALIAVGSMAGYYMEEKYFENGDIGFIALFLFSDMALSVLINYLLVKIAFRPLDDVTDTMKAIRAGHRGIRVPEVTDDPQIEELSKSLNSMLNSMDLQRKKAAASVIKAQEEERKRIARELHDETSQSLTGLVIGIRMVQEIVPDDMPEIIERLGNINDLAHATLNEVHTMAIRLRPSVLDDLGLAAALRSYSKEFTEITGIKVEMQLLGMSQRLTPELETVLYRVVQEALTNVARHSGATNCRVTLKRRERSINGVIEDDGKGFDSQSVMMSDEKGRGLGLHGMKERIELVGGSLEFDSRPNDGTSIFIEVPLKNEEGIW, encoded by the coding sequence ATGGAAAGCAGCAGCCACGAAGCCATCAAGCAGGCGACTTCGTCTGAAGCCGTCCAGACCACGATGGCCACTCCCGATACACCCCGGCCCGTGCCCGTGGACACCGTCGCGACAGAATCCGCAGCTCCATGGTACCGTCGCGCCTATGATGGCATTTTGCCCATACTGAACCGCATCAGGCGGCGCCCGCTCTTTCAGAAAGTCATCATCGCCAATACAGCCCTCATCGCTGTGGGTAGCATGGCCGGTTATTACATGGAAGAGAAATACTTCGAGAACGGCGACATCGGTTTCATCGCTCTCTTCCTGTTCAGCGATATGGCTCTGAGCGTGCTGATCAATTACCTGCTGGTCAAGATAGCCTTCCGGCCGCTGGATGATGTGACTGACACGATGAAAGCCATCCGGGCGGGGCATCGGGGTATCCGGGTCCCGGAAGTCACAGACGATCCCCAGATCGAGGAACTCTCCAAGAGCCTGAACTCCATGCTGAACTCAATGGACCTGCAGCGGAAGAAAGCCGCCGCCTCGGTCATCAAGGCACAGGAAGAAGAACGCAAGCGGATCGCCCGCGAGCTGCATGACGAGACCAGCCAGTCCTTGACCGGGCTGGTGATTGGCATCAGAATGGTGCAGGAGATCGTTCCGGATGATATGCCTGAGATCATCGAGCGCCTGGGCAATATCAACGACCTGGCACACGCTACTCTGAACGAGGTCCATACCATGGCGATCAGGCTGAGGCCGAGCGTGCTGGACGACCTGGGACTGGCTGCGGCGCTGCGTTCCTATTCCAAGGAATTTACCGAGATCACGGGTATCAAGGTAGAGATGCAGCTGCTGGGTATGAGCCAGCGTCTGACGCCGGAGCTTGAGACCGTGCTCTACCGGGTGGTCCAGGAAGCGTTGACGAACGTGGCCCGGCACTCCGGGGCGACAAACTGCCGGGTCACCCTCAAGCGCAGGGAGCGGTCGATCAACGGGGTCATCGAGGACGACGGCAAGGGCTTCGACTCCCAGTCAGTGATGATGTCGGATGAGAAGGGCCGCGGTCTGGGCCTGCACGGCATGAAGGAACGTATCGAGCTGGTTGGCGGCTCGCTCGAGTTTGATTCCAGACCGAACGACGGGACTTCCATCTTCATCGAAGTCCCCCTTAAAAACGAGGAGGGCATCTGGTGA
- a CDS encoding response regulator transcription factor, producing the protein MSKIRILLADDHAILRAGLVRLLSEEPDIEVVGEADNGREAVQKVQELHPDIVLMDIGMPVMNGMEATKQIKKRDNDVKILVLTMHDNEEYLFQVLQAGASGYVLKKAADSDLVNAIHVVSRGDCFLYPSAAKMVVEDYLEKLKHGQEPTSSFDTLTDREREILTLVAEGYTNREIAEALFISVKTVETHKANIMEKLNLHKRAELVRYAIKKGMLQVDFDEVLE; encoded by the coding sequence GTGAGCAAGATAAGGATTTTACTGGCGGATGACCACGCGATCCTGCGTGCCGGCCTGGTGAGGCTGCTCAGTGAGGAGCCCGATATCGAGGTCGTGGGTGAAGCGGACAACGGCCGGGAGGCCGTGCAGAAGGTGCAGGAGCTGCATCCGGACATCGTACTGATGGACATCGGCATGCCCGTGATGAACGGCATGGAGGCCACCAAGCAGATCAAAAAGCGAGACAATGATGTGAAGATCCTGGTGCTGACGATGCATGACAACGAGGAGTACCTTTTCCAGGTCCTTCAGGCTGGTGCATCGGGTTATGTGCTGAAGAAAGCTGCCGACAGCGACCTGGTCAACGCAATCCATGTGGTCAGTCGCGGCGACTGTTTCCTCTATCCCAGTGCGGCCAAGATGGTGGTCGAGGATTATCTTGAGAAACTCAAGCATGGCCAGGAGCCGACTTCGAGCTTTGACACACTGACCGATCGCGAGCGGGAGATCCTGACACTGGTGGCCGAGGGGTACACAAACAGGGAGATCGCAGAAGCGCTGTTCATCAGCGTGAAGACCGTTGAGACACACAAGGCCAACATCATGGAAAAACTGAACCTGCACAAACGGGCCGAGCTGGTGCGCTACGCCATCAAGAAGGGCATGCTGCAGGTCGATTTCGACGAGGTGCTGGAGTAG
- the cobU gene encoding bifunctional adenosylcobinamide kinase/adenosylcobinamide-phosphate guanylyltransferase: MRRELFFVKGRVHSMIFVTGGARSGKSGLAEKLARERAAVAAGSSGAVNADGANADAPDGSARVVVTYIATAEARDGEMRERIAEHRERRPAGWRTVEAPDNLPEAVEEALTDDGIVLVDCLTVYISNLLMSHGIASGERVKRAVDREMDELIEVCRSGDGRVILVSNEVGMGIVPDNMLARTFRDVAGRANQKLAAAADEVYLCVSGIPMRVK, translated from the coding sequence ATGCGAAGGGAGCTTTTTTTCGTGAAAGGGCGCGTGCATTCCATGATTTTTGTGACCGGAGGGGCAAGGAGTGGCAAGAGTGGGCTGGCAGAGAAGCTGGCGCGTGAGCGGGCGGCTGTAGCCGCCGGATCATCTGGCGCGGTGAACGCTGACGGCGCGAACGCTGATGCTCCTGATGGCTCAGCCAGGGTCGTCGTGACCTACATCGCCACCGCCGAGGCCAGGGATGGGGAGATGCGCGAGCGCATCGCCGAGCATCGCGAACGCCGGCCAGCCGGCTGGCGGACGGTCGAGGCGCCGGATAACCTGCCAGAAGCTGTCGAGGAAGCGCTCACGGATGATGGCATCGTGCTGGTCGACTGCCTGACTGTCTATATCTCCAATCTGCTCATGAGTCACGGCATCGCCAGTGGCGAACGGGTCAAGCGCGCCGTCGACAGGGAGATGGACGAGCTGATCGAGGTCTGCCGCTCCGGCGACGGCCGGGTCATCCTGGTCAGCAACGAGGTCGGCATGGGCATTGTGCCTGACAACATGCTGGCGCGCACCTTCCGCGATGTCGCCGGCCGGGCCAATCAGAAGTTGGCGGCGGCGGCGGATGAGGTCTATCTCTGCGTGTCCGGCATCCCAATGAGGGTTAAATGA
- a CDS encoding cobyric acid synthase, whose product MTLAPTIMLQGTASHAGKTLLVAGLARIMAQDGYSVAPFKSQNMSLNSYADADGGEMGRAQVVQAEAAGIAPRVDMNPVLLKPTSDTGSQVVVHGRPVGTMTAEAYHDFKLGLLDAVSESLERLRREFQVVIIEGAGSPAEVNFRGRDIANMAVAEMGDAPVILIGDIERGGVFASMVGTMELLLPEERERVAGLVINKFRGDRSILEPGLDFLEGRCKRPVLGVVPYIKDLRIEEEDSVALSDDNGRFGGGKDSAAGIEGTAARALWPSDVRGSASGNGKAVRVRAVRLPRISNFTDFDALEACPGFDFRFAEHAAGLADADLVVIPGTKSTIADLRFLWSSGIAAEIIRKAQAGTPVIGICGGYQMLGTKILDPQGLDSSAGSVKGLGLIDMETVFGPEKETRQTAGEVVAETPLIPAGSILRGYEIHMGRTQLGPGVESLLQTSSGADGAISADGLVIGSYMHGFFDSDDVLAGLLSWFGCPVEMPLLDRELAREHEYDRLARELRASLDIAKIYEIAGLE is encoded by the coding sequence ATGACGCTCGCTCCGACAATCATGCTCCAGGGGACCGCTTCCCACGCGGGCAAGACGCTGCTGGTGGCGGGTCTGGCGCGGATCATGGCCCAGGACGGCTATTCGGTCGCGCCTTTCAAATCCCAGAATATGTCTCTCAACTCTTATGCTGACGCTGACGGCGGCGAGATGGGCCGGGCCCAGGTGGTTCAGGCCGAGGCCGCTGGCATCGCCCCCCGCGTCGATATGAACCCGGTGCTGCTCAAGCCGACCAGCGACACCGGCTCCCAGGTGGTGGTTCATGGCCGTCCGGTGGGCACCATGACCGCCGAGGCGTATCACGATTTCAAGCTGGGCCTTCTCGATGCTGTCTCCGAGTCGCTGGAGCGGCTGCGGCGGGAGTTCCAGGTAGTCATCATCGAAGGCGCCGGCAGCCCCGCCGAGGTCAACTTCCGCGGTCGGGACATCGCCAATATGGCGGTGGCCGAGATGGGCGACGCCCCGGTGATCCTCATCGGTGACATCGAGCGCGGCGGCGTGTTCGCTTCCATGGTCGGGACCATGGAGCTGCTGCTGCCGGAAGAGCGCGAGCGGGTCGCCGGCCTGGTTATCAACAAGTTTCGCGGCGACCGGTCCATCCTCGAACCGGGTCTCGATTTTCTCGAGGGTCGCTGCAAGCGGCCGGTGCTCGGGGTCGTCCCCTATATAAAAGACCTTCGCATCGAGGAAGAGGACTCGGTGGCGCTCTCGGATGATAACGGCAGATTCGGCGGCGGCAAGGATTCAGCCGCCGGCATCGAAGGCACGGCCGCCCGCGCACTCTGGCCTTCCGACGTCCGGGGATCCGCCTCTGGCAACGGCAAGGCAGTCAGGGTCCGCGCCGTCCGCCTTCCCCGTATTTCCAACTTCACTGATTTCGACGCCCTCGAGGCCTGCCCCGGATTCGATTTTCGCTTCGCGGAACATGCGGCAGGGCTGGCTGACGCTGACCTTGTCGTCATCCCGGGCACCAAGAGCACGATCGCCGACCTACGCTTTCTCTGGTCCAGCGGCATCGCCGCGGAGATCATCCGCAAAGCCCAGGCGGGAACCCCGGTGATCGGCATCTGTGGCGGTTACCAGATGCTGGGCACGAAGATACTCGATCCCCAGGGGCTCGATTCCAGCGCCGGCAGCGTCAAGGGACTCGGCCTTATCGACATGGAGACCGTCTTTGGCCCCGAGAAAGAAACACGGCAGACTGCAGGTGAGGTCGTGGCGGAGACGCCGCTGATCCCGGCAGGTTCCATCCTCCGGGGATATGAGATCCACATGGGCCGCACCCAACTGGGACCCGGGGTGGAAAGCCTGTTACAGACTTCATCGGGCGCTGACGGCGCCATCAGCGCCGACGGCCTGGTGATCGGCAGCTACATGCACGGTTTCTTCGACAGCGACGATGTGCTCGCCGGGCTGCTTTCCTGGTTCGGCTGTCCCGTGGAGATGCCGCTCCTTGATCGTGAGCTGGCCAGGGAGCACGAGTATGACCGGCTTGCCCGGGAACTGAGGGCTTCACTGGATATCGCCAAGATCTACGAGATCGCGGGCCTGGAATGA
- the cobD gene encoding cobalamin biosynthesis protein CobD, translating into MIGTGPRILLGYGLDLFAGEPPEAWHPVCWMGRVVDLADWAMPGRERSGRKQRVAGAVVAMTLPTLTFMGTRKFIRILPQPFSVLAEIALMSAALAPHSLYERARGVEDALYIGLAEGREQVAGMVGRDSDSLDEEGVIRAAIESVAENANDGVIAPLFYGLIGGAPLALAYKMVNTMDSMIGYRDLKYLYFGWAAARLDDVAGFVPARLTALTVAVVSPLAEGSPEGALAVWRRDAGMHESPNAGVCEAAYAGALGVRLGGAGVYNGTVVAKAEMGTGLESPAREDIGRAARLMYASSALVMAAGMLVRLAVWLFGLRQKAPGDRRG; encoded by the coding sequence ATGATCGGGACCGGCCCAAGGATCCTGCTGGGTTACGGCCTCGACCTTTTCGCGGGCGAACCGCCGGAAGCATGGCATCCCGTCTGCTGGATGGGCAGGGTAGTGGACCTTGCCGACTGGGCGATGCCCGGGCGTGAGCGCAGCGGCCGGAAGCAGCGGGTCGCCGGCGCGGTAGTAGCGATGACGCTTCCGACGCTCACATTCATGGGAACGAGGAAGTTCATCAGGATACTGCCACAGCCGTTTTCGGTACTCGCTGAGATCGCTCTCATGTCGGCGGCGCTGGCGCCGCATTCGCTTTATGAGCGGGCTCGGGGAGTGGAGGATGCCCTTTATATCGGGCTGGCCGAGGGCCGGGAGCAGGTAGCCGGGATGGTCGGCCGCGACTCGGACAGCCTCGATGAGGAAGGGGTCATCAGGGCGGCGATCGAGAGCGTCGCTGAGAACGCCAACGACGGTGTGATCGCGCCGCTGTTCTACGGGCTCATCGGCGGAGCGCCGCTGGCCCTGGCCTACAAGATGGTCAATACGATGGATTCGATGATCGGCTACCGCGACCTCAAGTATCTTTATTTTGGCTGGGCGGCGGCCAGGCTGGACGATGTTGCCGGGTTTGTCCCGGCGCGACTGACGGCGCTGACCGTAGCTGTGGTCAGTCCCCTGGCTGAAGGGAGTCCCGAAGGAGCGCTCGCAGTCTGGAGGCGTGACGCCGGGATGCACGAGAGTCCCAATGCCGGTGTCTGCGAGGCTGCATACGCAGGCGCGCTGGGCGTGCGCCTGGGGGGAGCCGGCGTTTACAACGGCACTGTTGTTGCAAAGGCGGAGATGGGCACCGGGCTTGAGTCTCCCGCCCGCGAGGATATCGGCCGCGCCGCCCGATTGATGTACGCGTCATCGGCACTGGTTATGGCGGCGGGTATGCTTGTCCGGCTTGCGGTCTGGCTCTTCGGCTTGCGGCAGAAAGCGCCCGGCGACAGGAGGGGATGA